The Gemmatimonadota bacterium genome has a window encoding:
- a CDS encoding phytanoyl-CoA dioxygenase family protein translates to MNHLTPDDIAQFDEEGYLVFEGLFDHDLNERIKADVDQLMIDRETDKRRMLMAYPELGLLTSEPSVVDRVADLMKGKKFVHHHIHARWQLPGERGVAWHQDYAQIPHTNRSHLMVHVFMYMDGLNGEVGDLLVMPGTHKKVMANDAFRQFQFEDLPGSRTIDNLTPGSIIIVHSALQHARRPKPGGGIYKRYFIDTSYCEEGILWPSYPNIAEINRVALETGCDRNGKYAFLYDTSQFFERRDYMDALNEKNQGSIVLQL, encoded by the coding sequence ATGAACCATCTCACACCCGATGACATCGCCCAATTCGACGAAGAGGGATACCTCGTATTCGAAGGCCTCTTCGACCACGACCTCAACGAACGCATCAAAGCCGATGTCGATCAACTCATGATCGACCGCGAAACGGACAAACGCCGCATGCTCATGGCGTATCCAGAACTCGGCCTGCTCACATCTGAACCGAGCGTTGTAGATCGCGTGGCCGATCTGATGAAAGGCAAAAAATTCGTCCATCACCACATCCACGCCCGGTGGCAACTCCCCGGAGAACGCGGGGTAGCATGGCATCAGGATTACGCACAAATCCCACACACAAATCGCTCGCACCTCATGGTCCACGTATTCATGTACATGGACGGCCTGAACGGCGAAGTGGGCGACCTCCTCGTCATGCCCGGCACCCACAAAAAAGTCATGGCCAACGATGCCTTTCGCCAATTTCAATTCGAAGACCTGCCCGGCTCGCGCACCATCGACAACCTGACCCCCGGCTCCATCATCATCGTCCACTCCGCCCTGCAACACGCCCGCCGACCCAAACCCGGCGGTGGCATTTACAAACGCTACTTCATCGACACCTCCTACTGTGAAGAAGGTATCCTCTGGCCCTCCTATCCCAACATCGCCGAAATCAACCGCGTCGCCCTCGAAACCGGCTGTGATCGGAACGGCAAATACGCCTTCCTCTACGACACCAGCCAGTTCTTTGAGCGCAGGGATTACATGGATGCGCTCAATGAGAAAAATCAGGGCAGTATCGTGTTGCAATTGTAG
- a CDS encoding HEAT repeat domain-containing protein: MADKPVLLTDEQMQQFIRDGYLILHPDFPEGFHEKVYKRIDESFEKNSGRNPGNNLLPAVPELQDVWDHPIVHGAFSSILGPDYYLHLHRHVHESRPGSDARTMHKDSLHNSRFCADQNRRHHHCRWMMAMYYPQDTPREMGPTSVTPRSQYITARDQDGEHLFTTGPAGTVALIHYDILHKKEANYTDITRHMVKFLFTRMTEPTEPTWDHSDETWVASDDPQEPIWQAMWDWHLGKAPEHASNGGSIETLSGQLANPDEAAALHASYTLGLQGEKAIPAMIDALKDTEDENPPRNAGYGFTNVGEVAVPALIDLTKNPDSKIRMRAVDVLGDLGLRAKSATPDLIALLQDTDEDTRAHAAESLGTTSQNSTEAVRPLADILATDESDFVRRNAALSLARLGIHAEEAIPELADAMRDGNHYVRGFAVHGLYRIGTPEALRAAMHRLQALRWDSEPRGQTQRRPKKVA, translated from the coding sequence ATGGCAGACAAACCCGTCTTATTGACCGACGAGCAAATGCAGCAATTCATCCGCGATGGATATTTGATCCTCCACCCCGACTTCCCGGAGGGATTTCACGAAAAAGTCTATAAACGCATTGATGAATCCTTCGAAAAAAACAGCGGCAGAAATCCCGGCAACAACCTCCTCCCCGCCGTACCAGAACTGCAAGACGTATGGGATCACCCCATTGTCCACGGCGCATTTTCCAGCATCCTCGGACCCGATTATTATCTGCACCTGCACCGTCACGTACACGAAAGCCGCCCGGGCAGCGATGCGCGCACCATGCACAAAGACAGCTTGCACAACAGCCGATTTTGCGCCGACCAAAACCGCCGCCATCACCACTGCCGCTGGATGATGGCGATGTATTACCCCCAGGACACACCCCGCGAAATGGGACCGACCAGCGTAACCCCCAGATCGCAATACATCACCGCCCGCGACCAGGATGGAGAACACCTCTTCACAACCGGACCCGCGGGAACCGTCGCACTCATCCACTACGACATCCTGCACAAAAAAGAAGCCAACTACACGGACATCACGCGCCACATGGTCAAATTCCTATTCACGCGCATGACCGAGCCTACCGAACCGACATGGGATCACAGCGATGAAACATGGGTCGCATCCGACGATCCACAAGAACCGATATGGCAGGCCATGTGGGACTGGCACCTGGGCAAAGCGCCCGAACATGCGAGCAACGGAGGATCAATCGAAACCCTGAGCGGGCAACTCGCCAATCCAGACGAAGCCGCTGCCCTCCATGCCTCCTACACCCTCGGATTACAGGGTGAAAAAGCGATCCCCGCCATGATCGACGCACTCAAAGACACGGAAGATGAGAACCCACCTCGAAACGCCGGATACGGATTCACAAACGTCGGCGAAGTCGCCGTACCCGCACTGATCGACCTCACCAAAAATCCGGACTCCAAAATCCGCATGCGCGCAGTCGATGTACTCGGCGACCTGGGCTTGCGAGCAAAATCAGCCACGCCCGACCTCATCGCCCTGTTGCAGGACACCGACGAAGACACACGCGCGCATGCCGCGGAATCCCTGGGCACCACCAGTCAGAACAGCACGGAAGCTGTGCGCCCCCTCGCCGACATCCTCGCCACGGATGAAAGCGACTTTGTGCGACGCAATGCCGCCCTCTCCCTCGCGCGATTGGGCATCCATGCCGAAGAAGCCATTCCCGAATTGGCAGACGCCATGCGCGATGGCAACCACTACGTTCGCGGATTTGCGGTACACGGCCTCTATCGCATCGGCACGCCCGAAGCGCTCAGAGCCGCCATGCATCGCCTCCAGGCACTGCGCTGGGACAGCGAACCCAGAGGTCAGACACAAAGAAGACCTAAAAAGGTAGCTTAA